GATCTGTTCGGTGCCCACGGCCTGCCCGACAGCGTGCCGGAACAGGTGCCGTACGCGACCGGTCCGCAGCCGGTCGTGCGGCGGCAGGAACCCGCGGCGGAGCCCTCGGAGGAGTCCGGGTCGCTCGTCCGCCCCTACACCCGCACCGGCGGCCGCACCCGGCCGGACTACGACCTCGCGATCGAGGCGCTGGTGTCCACCAGCGAGAAGGGCATGGACCGGGAGGCGGCGGTGCTGCCGGAGCACCGGTCGATCTGCGGCCTGTGCACCGACACCAGGTCGGTGGCCGAGGTGGCCGCACACCTGAGGTTGCCGCTGGGCGTGGTGCGGGTGCTGATCGGCGACATGGCGAGCATGGGTTTGGTTTTGATTCACCAGGGCGGCTTGGTCGTTGGGGACCGGCCTTCCATTGAATTCCTTGAGAGGGTGCTCAGTGGGCTTCGCAGGCTCTAGCCCCAACGCGGCCGAAGGCGCGCGGAAGCCGACGACCTCCGCGAAGATCGTGGTGGCCGGCGGGTTCGGCGTGGGCAAGACGACGTTCGTCGGTTCCGTGTCGGAGATCGTTCCGCTGACCACCGAAGCGGTGATGACCGAGGCCAGCGCCGGGGTCGACGACCTCTCGGCCACGCCGAACAAGGTCACGACCACGGTGGCCATGGACTTCGGCCGGGTGTCGCTGGACCAGGACCTGATCCTGTACCTGTTCGGCACGCCCGGCCAGCACCGGTTCTGGTTCATGTGGGACGACCTGGTGCGCGGTGCCATCGGCGCGATCGTGCTGGTCGACACCCGCAGGCTGGCCGACGCGTTCGCCTCGATCGACTTCTTCGACGACCGGCAGCTGCCCTACGTCGTGGGCGTGAACTGCTTCGACGGGCTGCTGCACCACCGCATCGAGGACGTGCGGGAGGCGTTGACCATCGACCAGTCGGTGCCGATAGTGACGTGCGACGCGCGGAACCGGCAGTCGACCAAGCAGACGCTGATCACGCTGGTGGAGCACGCCATGCGCCAGTGGATGTCGGTGCGCGCGGGCTGAGGTCCGCGTCGGGGCGGTCCCTCGCGGGACCGCCCCCGCGTCGCTTCGTGCTGCCCCGGTGCCGCCGTCCGGTGCCGCCGCGCGGTGCTTCGCTCCGCGATGCCGGGCAGTGCTCCGCTTCGCGATGCGCCCCCGCGGGCTCGCCCGGGCGGCGCGCTCGGGCCGTGCGCTTCGGCTGTGCGCTTCGGCTGTGCGCTTCGGCGGTGTGCCCCGGTGGCGCGTCCGGGTGGCGCACCGCCGCCGCGCCCGCCTCAGCGGCGTGCCCGGTACCGCCCGGTCACGGGGTGCTCATGATCAGGCCCGTGGCGGTGCCGCCGCCGGTCGGCGGCACCGCGGTGGTGGCACCGCCATGACGAGAACCGCCCTGCGCGCGAGGTTCATGCAAAGCCTCCTGTCGGTCGTCGGCGCCTCGGGAGCGCCCGCACCCGACGCTAGGCCGTTCGGACGACACCCGCGGGTGATCCGCTTCCCCGGACGGGGACTACTCCCGGTCGTCCTCGACCAGCGCCGCCGAGGTGATCCGGTGCAGCGGGAAGCGGCGCACCTCGCCGTAGGCGACGTCCACGCCCTCCAGCACGCCACCCCCGACGACCTGCGGCGTGATGACGCGGCGGGCGGCGGTGCCGTGGCCGTCGACGAAGTCCACCAGCACGTTGCGGCCCTGCTTCGCGGCCAGTTGCAGCAGGGCGAGCGTCGCCGACGGTCCCGCGCCCAGGTGACCCGGCACCGACACGCGGGTGCCGCCGGTGGTCGTGGCCGCCCGGTCACCCGCCCGGACCAGGCGGACCAGCTCGCCGAGCTGCTCGTCGGAGGCGGCGGGCGGCTGGGGTGACCTGCGGCGGCCCTTGGCGGGCGTGCGGCGGCCGCGTTCGCGCAGGTCGAGCACGCGGCCGTCCGGTCCCTCGGCGGCGGGCGCGAACCCCGCGGCGCGCAGCTGGTCCAGCACCTCGGCCAGCGGCTGCGGGCTGACCAGCACGGTCGGCGCGATCCGGCGCAGCTCCAGCCGCTCGGCCGCCGGGTGGGCCAGGACCTCGGCGACCAGCACCGGGTCGTCGCAGCGCAGGAACGACCCGGCCGCGCCGCCGCGCAGCCTGCCGTGCTTGCGGGCGGCGTCGTCGATCAGGTAGGTCAGGGACTGCGGCACGGGCGTGCGGGACCTCGACCGGAACAGCTCGTGCAGGTCGGCGGCGCTGCGGCCCGCGTCGAACGCCCGGCGCACCGAGCCCTCGTGCACGCGGTAGACGGTCGCGCCGCCCGCCGACTCGACGTCCGCGACCAGGTCGATCTCGTCGGCCAGCTCCGGGTCCAGGCGGCCGGGCGCGACGACGGTCAGGTCGGCCTGCACCAGCACGTGGTCCACCGGGGCGGGCAGCGCGTCGCCGAGCCGCTTGGCCGCCGGGCCGGGGCCCTCGGTGAGCAGGGTGCGGCCCTGGGCGGTGATCGCGTCGAGGGCCAGCACGCCGACCGCGGTGCCCTCGTCGACGGTCCAGCGGACCAGCTCGTCGCGCAGGCGCCCGCCGCGGCGGGGCGCGCGCCAGGCCAGCACGGCGGCCAGCCCGTCCGGGTCGGTCACCGCGGTGCCGGGCGGCAGGGCGGCGAGGGCTTCCAGCACGCGCCTGCGGTCCCGGGGCGCGGCGGGCCGGTTCAGCTCGGGCGCGAGGGGGTTGAGCAGGCGGTCGCGGTCGTCGCGCCGGCCGATCAGGCCGGGCAGGCGGGGCAGGTCGAGCCACGCCTGGGCCAGCGTCGCCCACCGCTGCTCGATCGAGGCCACCAGCCAGGTGTCGGCCTGCGTGGTCGGCACCCACTCCGGCTCGGTGCCCTCGGTGTCGGCGACCAGGCCCGCGTTGACGACCAGCTCCACCAGCAGCGCGGCGCGGCGCTCGTCGACGTCCAGGTCCTTGGCCAGCTTGCGCAGGTCGCGCACGCCCAGCCCGCCCGACCGCAGCACCGGCGGCGGTTCGGCCGACCAGCCCTTGACCAGGTTCTCCACGTGGCGCGACAGCTCCAGCGCCACGCCGCCGCCGGTGGAGTCGACGGTCGAGGGGTCCCGGGCCGTGGTGCCCAGCGGCGGCTCCGCCACCCGCACCTCGCCCAGCGGCCGGTCGCCGCGCACCCGCAGGCCGACCTCGCGGGGCAGCTCGACGGTCATCGCGTCCCGGCGGACCAGCAGCCCGCGGGCCAGCAGCTTCTGGATCGGCGTCCGGGCGTTGGCGAGCGAGGTGACGTGCGCGGCGTCGCGGGTCTGCCCGACCGGCGGCCCGGCGGCGAGCGCGCCCAGCACCCGCCGCTCCTCGTCGGACAGCTCGTCCAGGTCGACGCCCGCCAGCGCCGGCACCGACCGCCCCAGCCCGCACGGGAACGGGTTGACCGCGTCCCGGGTGGCGGGCGGCGTGGCCAGCGCGTCGTCGTCGCCCCACAGCAGCGCCCGCTGCCGCAGCGCCTCCACGGCCGGCCGCACGTCCAGGTCCCCGAACAGCGCCCGCAACGCCCCCACCGGCACCGGCGCCAGGTCGGCGTCCAGCACCAGCAGCGCCTCCAGCACCGTCAACGTGAGCGTGTCGAGGTCTTCGCAGGCCCGCGCCACCGAGGCCCGCGACCCGATCCGGGTGGCCAGCACCGTCGTGTCGGCCGGCGGCGGCGTCGCCAGGTCCGGCCGCGCGCGCAACAGCGCCACGAGCGCGGCGTCGTCCTGCGCCCGCAGCCACTCGGCAAGGGTGGTGCCGGACATCCCCACCACGGTATATGCCCCCCACCCCCACCCAACCCCCACCCACCCCACGCGTGTCATGCCCTCAAGCCCGGCGTGTCATGCGCTCAGCTCGCGCGTGTCATGCACTCAGACCCGGCGTGTCATGCGCTCAGACCCCGTGTGTCGAACATTCAGGCCAGTCGAAACCGCTTCCCACACCTGCGGCACGTCGCCCGAGCGCAGAACTCGGGGGTGCTGAACGCATGACACGCGCGGGTTGGGCGCATGACACGCGGGGGCTGGAGGCATGACACGCGCGGAGGGGGCGGGTCGTTAGGTATCGCACAAGTGATGGTGATCTCGCCGGGTACCGCGGGCCGACCGGAGCGCGTCGGTGAGGCACACTTGAGCCGACGCAGGCAACACCTAGGAGGAACCGTGGCCAAGGCCCGCCCCGAGCGCATCGACCCGAACTGGCCGGAGCCGCCGGCGGACGGCAAGTACGCGGTCAGCGAGCTGGCCGCCGACGTCCAGGGCGCGCTGTCCCCGTTCGGCCGGGTCACCTTCCCGCTGCCGGTCGAGGAGCTCGGCTACCACCACCCGGTCACCGAGATCAACCGATAGCACACGGCCGCGCGCGGCGAACGAGCCGCGCGCGTTCCGCAATTCAGCCGGGACTACGCTCGACGGCCTCTTGAGCAGCGCAGTCATGGGAGGTTCGATGCCGGTCCCCGGCCCCGGTTACTCGATCACGGTCCGGCTGGAGGCCCCGCCGTCGGCCTCGGCCGCGGGTGACCTCACCACGGCGGTCGGGCGGGCCGGCGGTGTCATCACCGCCTTCGACGTCGTCGAGTCCCACAACGACCGGGTGATCGTCGACCTCACCTGCAACGCCCTGTCGGCCAACCACGCCAAGGACATCACCGACACCCTGGGCCTGCTGCCCGGCGTCGCGGTCCGCAAGGTGTCCGACCGGACGTTCCTGGTCCACCTCGGCGGCAAGATCGAGGTCTCGTCCAAGGTGGCGCTGCGCAACCGCGACGACCTCTCCCGCGCCTACACCCCCGGCGTGGCCCGCATCTGCCAGGCCATCGCGGAGAACCCCGACGACGCCCGCCGGCTGACCATCAAGCGCAACACCGTCGCCGTGGTCACCGACGGCTCGGCCGTGCTCGGCCTGGGCAACCTCGGCCCGGCCGCCGCGCTGCCGGTGATGGAGGGCAAGGCCGCGCTGTTCAAGAAGTTCGCGGGCGTGGACGCCTGGCCGGTGTGCCTGGACACCCAGGACACCGAGGAGATCATCCGCGCGGTCGAGCTGATCGCCCCCGTCTACGGCGGCATCAACCTGGAGGACATCGCCGCGCCGCGCTGCTTCGAGATCGAGGCGCGGCTGCGCGAGAAGCTGGACATCCCGGTCTTCCACGACGACCAGCACGGCACCGCGATCGTCGTGGTCGGCGCCCTGCGCAACGCCCTGCGCGTGGTCGGCAAGAAGCTGTCCGACTGCAAGGTCGTGGTGTGCGGCGTGGGCGCGGCCGGCTCGGCGATCATCCGGCTGCTGCTCAAGCAGGAGCCCGGCGACGTGGTCGCGGTCGACGTGGACGGCATCGTGCACCGCGACCGCCCCGGCCTGGACGACAACCTGCGGTCCATCGCGGCCGCCACGAACAAGGCCAACGTCAGCGGGCGCCTGCACGACGCGCTGGTCGGCGCGGACGTGTTCATCGGCGTGTCGGCCCCGAACCTGTTCGGCGCCGAGCAGGTGGCCACGATGAACCACGACGCGATCGTGTTCGCCCTGGCCAACCCGGACCCGGAGATCGACCCGATGGAGGCGCAGAAGCACGCCGCCGTCGTGGCCACCGGGCGCAGCGACTTCCCGAACCAGATCAACAACGTGCTGGCGTTCCCCGGCGTGTTCCGGGGCCTGCTCGACGCCAACGCGCACCGCATCACCGACTCGATGCTGCTGGCCGCGGCCAACGCGATCGCGGACGTGGTGGACGGCGACCGGCTCAACGCCTCGTTCGTGGTGCCGAGCGTGTTCGACAACTCGGTGGCGCCCGCGGTGGCCGAGGCGGTGCGCAAGGCGGCGGCCGGCGAGTCGCGCGAGGGCGGTCGGGCGTAGGCCGCTGGGGGCGGGCCGTTGGGGGGCGGGCTGCTGGGTGCGGGTGGCTGGGTGCGGGTGGCTGGACTTGGGTAGCCGGGCGTACGCGGCTGGGCTCGGGTGGCTGGGCGGAAGCGACCGGGCGCGGGTGGCCGGGCGTGGGCGGCGGGCCAGGAGGCGGCGGCGGGCGGGCGGTGGCGCGGCCTAGCATCGCCGGTATGACCCAGCGGTTCACCCACTTGGACAGCGGCGGCGCGGCGCGCATGGTCGACGTCTCCGGCAAGGAGCCCACTACGCGCACCGCGGTGGCCTCCGGCGTGCTGCGCACGACCGGGGAGGTGGTGGCGCTGCTCGGCAGCGACGGCCTGCCCAAGGGCGACGCGCTGGCCACCGCCCGCGTCGCCGGGATCATGGCGGCCAAGCGCACCTGGGAGCTGGTGCCGCTGTGCCACCCGATCGCGCTGTCGCGCGTGGAGGTGGACCTCGCGCTGGGCGAGGCGGAGGTGCGCATCACCGCGACCGTCCGCACCACCGACCGCACCGGCGTGGAGATGGAGGCGCTGACCGCGGTGTCGGTGGCGGGCCTGACCCTGCACGACATGGTCAAGGCGGTCGACCCGGCGGCGCAGCTCGACGCGGTCCGGGTGGAGCGCAAGGAGGGCGGCAAGACCGGTCTGTGGGAGCGCCCGTGAGGCGCGCGCGGGTGGTCACGGCGTCCAACCGGGCGTCCGCGGGCGTCTACGAGGACCGCGGCGGGCCGATCATCGTGGCCTGGCTGCGCGAGCGGTCCTACGACGTGCCGGACGCGGAGGTCGTGCCGGACGGCGAGCCGGTGGCGGAGGCGCTGCGGCGGGCCGTGGCCGACGGCGTTGAGGTGGTGGTCACCACCGGCGGCACGGGCGTCAGCCCCACCGACCGCACGCCCGAGGCGACCCGGTCGGTGCTGGACTACGAGGTGCCCGGGGTGGCGGACGCGATCCGCATGTCCGGCTGGCCGCGGGTGCCCGCGGCCGTGCTGTCGCGCGGGGTGGCGGGCGTCGCGAATCGCACGTTCGTGGTGAACCTGCCCGGGTCGACCGGGGGCGTGCGCGACGGGCTGGACGTGCTCGCGGCCGTGCTGGAGCACGCCGTCGACCAGGTGGCCGGGGGTGACCACGCGTGACCGAGGTCCTGCGCGCGACCGTCAGCGACGAGCCGCTGTCGGTGGCCGAGCACGCGGCGCTGGTGGAGCACGCCTCGGCCGGTGCCGTGGTGACCTTCGCCGGGGTGGTGCGCGACCACGACGGCGGCCGCTCGGTGCGGGAGCTGGAGTACGTCGGCCACCCGACGGCCGCCGCGGTGGTGGCCGAGGTCGTCGCGGACGTGGTGGCCCGGTTCGACCGGGTGCGGGCGGTGGCCGTGTCGCACCGGGTCGGGTCGCTGGCGATCGGGGACGTGGCGCTGGCGTGCGCGGTGTCGGCCGACCACCGCCGCGAGGCGTTCGACGTGTGCTCGGAGCTGGTCGACGAGGTGAAGCGGCGGCTGCCGGTGTGGAAGCGGCAGGTGTTCGCCGACGGCACCGACGAGTGGGTCAACATGCCCTGACCGGCGGCCTGACCCGGTGCGGTGGGCACGACCGAGGGGCCCGACCGCCGGGGGAAGGCGGCCGGGCCCCTCGCGCGCTCACACCGGGTGGATCACTTGGTGGCGATCTTCTGGCCCGGCAGGATCAGGTCGGGGTTCGGGATGAACTCCTTGTTGAGCTCGTGCAGCCGGGTCCAGCCGCCCTCGACCTTCAGCTCGTCCGCGATCTTGGACAGGGTGTCGCCCGCCTTGATCTCGTAGTCGCCGGCGGGGTTGCTGGACGGCAGCGCCACCACGACGGGGGCGGGGGCGGCCTGCTGCACGGGGGCCTGCTGCACCGGCGCCTGCTGCTGCTGGACGGGGGCCTGCTGCACCGGGGCGCTGCGCACCGGCGCGGAGCCGCCGCCGCCGAGGCCCTTGGGGCCGCAGACGGGCCAGGCGCCGATGCCCTGCGACGCGAGCACGTTCTCCGCGACGCGGATCTGCTCCTCGCGGGATGCCTGGTTCGGCATGCCGCTGCCACCGTTGGCCGCCCACGTGGACGGCAGGAACTGCAGGCCGCCGTAGTAGCCGTTGCCGGTGTTGATGGCCCAGTTGCCACCGCTCTCGCACGCGGCGACCGCGTCCCAGTTCACGCCGGAGCCCTGCGCGCTCGCGGTGCCGGCGGCCAGGCCCAGCGGGGCGCCGACGATGACGCCGGCGACGGCGACCTTCGCGATGCCGCGACTGGTCGAACCGGTGGTCGGGCGGTGCTTGCCTCGGTAAGAAGCCATTTCCCTCTCAGCCCGCCGCACCTGCCCTGGCGGCCCGGGTTCGGGGCCCGGGGTCGCCCAGCTTTCCTGTCCCGCGGAGTTCTCTCGCTCGGGGGTGTTCCCGGGGGCCGGTGGACAGGTTCGGTGCGAGGCGTCCCGGGTCGTGCTCTCGGTCGGTCGGGGCCAACCAGGGAGCGACGGTACGTAACCGGGGGAGGGCTCGCCAAACGAAGTCCACTGTGACGCGTGTCACTGTAACGCTATGGGGTGACTCCTCGACCATGGTGTTTATCCTGGTCAGGGCACCGTTATCGGTCCGTTTCCGTTCCGAGATCGGGCGAAATAAATCACTTTAAGTGAGGTCTGGCTCACGTGTTAATCCGTCCGTGTCGGGCAGCGTCAGCCGCCGGCGAAGGGGGGCAACACGTCCAGTTGTGATTCAGGGCACACGGTCGTGTCGAGGTCGCGCACCGCCACCCCGTCGAGCAGGAAGCTGCACGCGGGCAGCACCCGGTTCACCCGGTCGCCGTGCCGCGCGCCCACCGCCGCCAGCACCGCGGCGACCGTCGGCGCCGGGTCGGGCAGCTCGAAGCTCTCGTCGGCCACGCCCGCGGCCGCCCGCGCGCCCGCGAAGTACCGCACCGTCAACCGCACCCGCTCACCCTCCGATGGCGCTCATGGGCCGGGACGGCTGGCTGAACCCCTCGGAGCCGATGCCGTGCCCGGCCGCCTTCGACCACGAGTTCGCCCGCCAGAGGTCCGCGACCTCCTCGTCCGCCGCGCCGCCGCGCAGCAGCGCCCGCAGGTCCGTCTCGGACCGGCTGAACAGGCAGTTCCGCACCTGGCCGTCGGCGGTCAGCCGGGTCCGGTCGCACGCCGCGCAGAACGGCCGCGTCACCGACGCGATCACGCCCACCACGGCCGGGCCGCCGTCGACCAGCCACCGCTCCGCGGGCGCGCCGCCCCGCTCGCCCGGCTCGGGCACCAGCGTGAACGCGGTGCGCAGCGCGGCCAGGACCTCCTCGGCGGTGACCATGCCGTCCCGGTCCCAGCCGTGCTGGGGGTCCAGCGGCATCTGCTCGATGAACCGCAGCTGGTAGCCGTGCTCCAGGCAGAACCGCAGCAGCGGCACGGCCTCGTCCTCGTTGACCCCGCGCATCAGCACCGAGTTGACCTTGACCGGCTCCAGCCCGGCCTCCCGCGCGGCGGCCAGGCCGGTGAACACGTCGCCCAGCCGGTCGCGCCGGGTCAGCTCCCGGAACCGCTTCGGGTCGAGGGTGTCCAGCGAGACGTTCACCCGGTCGAGCCCGGCGGCGGCGAGCCCCGCGGCGCGCCGGGCCAAGGTCAACCCGTTCGTGGTCATCGAGATCCGCGGGCGGGGCTCCAGCGCGGCGGTGGCCGCGACGACGTCCTCCAGGCCCGGCCGCAGCAGCGGCTCGCCGCCGGTGAAGCGGACGTCGGTCACGCCGAGCCTGGTCACCGCGATGCCGATCAGCCTGGTCAGCTCCGCGTCGGTGAGCAGGTCCGGCTTCGGCAGCCAGTCCAGGCCCTCGGCCGGCATGCAGTAGGTGCAGCGGAGGTTGCAGCGGTCGGTCAACGACACGCGCAGGTCGGTCGCGACCCGGCCGAACCGGTCGACCAGCAGCGGGGTGCCCGGGCGGGCGGAGGTGTCCGGGGTGGCGCGCACGGCGGGTAGTCCCAACTCCACGGCTGTCACCCCAGCCAGGGTAATCGGCCCCGGTCGCGCCGAGGCCGGAGGAGCGTCCCTGGGCGGCCCGCCCGGCGGCTAAATTGCCTGACATGACCAGCGAGCACGAGGTCCCCGCCGACGAGCTGGAGCGGTTCGGCGCCTACGCGCGGGAGACCAGCGCGCTCACCGTCATGTTCCACACCAGGGTGGCCGAGCGGATGGGGCTCTCGCCCACCGACGAGAAGTGCCTCGACCTGGCCATGCGCGCCGAGGGCCCGCTCACCGCGGGCCGCATCGCCGAGCTGTCCGGGCTGTCCACGGGCGCGGTGACCGGCGTGATCGACCGGCTGGAGCGCGCCGGGTACGTGCGCCGCGTCCGCGACCCCCACGACCGCCGCAAGGTGCTCGTCGAGGTCACCCTGGCGGACGAGAACCGGTTCTCCCACCTGTTCGAGGGCGCCCGGCAGACGCTGCTGGAGGTGCTGGGGCGGTTCAGCCCCGAGGAGCGGGCCGTGCTGGAGCGGTACAACAAGGCGATGATCGAGGTGTTCCGCAGGCACGTGGTCGACGCCTGAGCCGGCAGCATGTCGCGCATGGCCGCTCAGTGGAACTACCTGATGGACATGGACGGCGTGCTCGTGCACGAGGAGCACCCGATCCCCGGCTCGGCGGAGTTCGTC
This portion of the Saccharothrix syringae genome encodes:
- a CDS encoding NAD-dependent malic enzyme encodes the protein MPVPGPGYSITVRLEAPPSASAAGDLTTAVGRAGGVITAFDVVESHNDRVIVDLTCNALSANHAKDITDTLGLLPGVAVRKVSDRTFLVHLGGKIEVSSKVALRNRDDLSRAYTPGVARICQAIAENPDDARRLTIKRNTVAVVTDGSAVLGLGNLGPAAALPVMEGKAALFKKFAGVDAWPVCLDTQDTEEIIRAVELIAPVYGGINLEDIAAPRCFEIEARLREKLDIPVFHDDQHGTAIVVVGALRNALRVVGKKLSDCKVVVCGVGAAGSAIIRLLLKQEPGDVVAVDVDGIVHRDRPGLDDNLRSIAAATNKANVSGRLHDALVGADVFIGVSAPNLFGAEQVATMNHDAIVFALANPDPEIDPMEAQKHAAVVATGRSDFPNQINNVLAFPGVFRGLLDANAHRITDSMLLAAANAIADVVDGDRLNASFVVPSVFDNSVAPAVAEAVRKAAAGESREGGRA
- a CDS encoding GTP-binding protein, with the protein product MGFAGSSPNAAEGARKPTTSAKIVVAGGFGVGKTTFVGSVSEIVPLTTEAVMTEASAGVDDLSATPNKVTTTVAMDFGRVSLDQDLILYLFGTPGQHRFWFMWDDLVRGAIGAIVLVDTRRLADAFASIDFFDDRQLPYVVGVNCFDGLLHHRIEDVREALTIDQSVPIVTCDARNRQSTKQTLITLVEHAMRQWMSVRAG
- a CDS encoding MarR family winged helix-turn-helix transcriptional regulator, translated to MTSEHEVPADELERFGAYARETSALTVMFHTRVAERMGLSPTDEKCLDLAMRAEGPLTAGRIAELSGLSTGAVTGVIDRLERAGYVRRVRDPHDRRKVLVEVTLADENRFSHLFEGARQTLLEVLGRFSPEERAVLERYNKAMIEVFRRHVVDA
- a CDS encoding helicase-associated domain-containing protein, which produces MSGTTLAEWLRAQDDAALVALLRARPDLATPPPADTTVLATRIGSRASVARACEDLDTLTLTVLEALLVLDADLAPVPVGALRALFGDLDVRPAVEALRQRALLWGDDDALATPPATRDAVNPFPCGLGRSVPALAGVDLDELSDEERRVLGALAAGPPVGQTRDAAHVTSLANARTPIQKLLARGLLVRRDAMTVELPREVGLRVRGDRPLGEVRVAEPPLGTTARDPSTVDSTGGGVALELSRHVENLVKGWSAEPPPVLRSGGLGVRDLRKLAKDLDVDERRAALLVELVVNAGLVADTEGTEPEWVPTTQADTWLVASIEQRWATLAQAWLDLPRLPGLIGRRDDRDRLLNPLAPELNRPAAPRDRRRVLEALAALPPGTAVTDPDGLAAVLAWRAPRRGGRLRDELVRWTVDEGTAVGVLALDAITAQGRTLLTEGPGPAAKRLGDALPAPVDHVLVQADLTVVAPGRLDPELADEIDLVADVESAGGATVYRVHEGSVRRAFDAGRSAADLHELFRSRSRTPVPQSLTYLIDDAARKHGRLRGGAAGSFLRCDDPVLVAEVLAHPAAERLELRRIAPTVLVSPQPLAEVLDQLRAAGFAPAAEGPDGRVLDLRERGRRTPAKGRRRSPQPPAASDEQLGELVRLVRAGDRAATTTGGTRVSVPGHLGAGPSATLALLQLAAKQGRNVLVDFVDGHGTAARRVITPQVVGGGVLEGVDVAYGEVRRFPLHRITSAALVEDDRE
- a CDS encoding DUF742 domain-containing protein; protein product: MAERSGAGGRRFGRNFNYQEWAVGGFRFAEPDADPAQDEEAEDAPNSWTGRRSERAPGPPRVEGTGQGQGDMSQREVDDSSYDYDDVPNRFDIDGYGSGLFGGPGADLFGAHGLPDSVPEQVPYATGPQPVVRRQEPAAEPSEESGSLVRPYTRTGGRTRPDYDLAIEALVSTSEKGMDREAAVLPEHRSICGLCTDTRSVAEVAAHLRLPLGVVRVLIGDMASMGLVLIHQGGLVVGDRPSIEFLERVLSGLRRL
- the moaC gene encoding cyclic pyranopterin monophosphate synthase MoaC; translation: MTQRFTHLDSGGAARMVDVSGKEPTTRTAVASGVLRTTGEVVALLGSDGLPKGDALATARVAGIMAAKRTWELVPLCHPIALSRVEVDLALGEAEVRITATVRTTDRTGVEMEALTAVSVAGLTLHDMVKAVDPAAQLDAVRVERKEGGKTGLWERP
- a CDS encoding MoaD/ThiS family protein; translated protein: MRLTVRYFAGARAAAGVADESFELPDPAPTVAAVLAAVGARHGDRVNRVLPACSFLLDGVAVRDLDTTVCPESQLDVLPPFAGG
- a CDS encoding transglycosylase family protein, with amino-acid sequence MASYRGKHRPTTGSTSRGIAKVAVAGVIVGAPLGLAAGTASAQGSGVNWDAVAACESGGNWAINTGNGYYGGLQFLPSTWAANGGSGMPNQASREEQIRVAENVLASQGIGAWPVCGPKGLGGGGSAPVRSAPVQQAPVQQQQAPVQQAPVQQAAPAPVVVALPSSNPAGDYEIKAGDTLSKIADELKVEGGWTRLHELNKEFIPNPDLILPGQKIATK
- the moaA gene encoding GTP 3',8-cyclase MoaA, with the translated sequence MTAVELGLPAVRATPDTSARPGTPLLVDRFGRVATDLRVSLTDRCNLRCTYCMPAEGLDWLPKPDLLTDAELTRLIGIAVTRLGVTDVRFTGGEPLLRPGLEDVVAATAALEPRPRISMTTNGLTLARRAAGLAAAGLDRVNVSLDTLDPKRFRELTRRDRLGDVFTGLAAAREAGLEPVKVNSVLMRGVNEDEAVPLLRFCLEHGYQLRFIEQMPLDPQHGWDRDGMVTAEEVLAALRTAFTLVPEPGERGGAPAERWLVDGGPAVVGVIASVTRPFCAACDRTRLTADGQVRNCLFSRSETDLRALLRGGAADEEVADLWRANSWSKAAGHGIGSEGFSQPSRPMSAIGG